ttcttctcccactGAGAGCAAGGCAATGATGGAAATGAGACATTACTGCCAAATTtgcagatataataatgaaagatCAAAGTAGAGGCATGCAAAAggtatgaaaaaatactcaacatcattagtcatcagagacatgcaaatcaagactacaatgagatatcatctcacccagTTAAAAcagctttcatcaaaaagacaggcaataacaaatgctgcagaggatgaggagaaagggaaccccttgtacactgttggtgggaatgtaaatattACAGCCATTATGGAGAACAATATAGAAGTTccacaaaaactgaaaaagaactgccgtatgacccagcaatcccactgctgggtgtaCACCCAAAGGAGGGGAAATAAGTATACTGAAAAGATATCTCCACTCCCtgcatttattgcagcactattctcAATAGCtaagatttgaaatcaacctaagtgtccatcaacagatgaatggataaaaaaattgtggtacatatgcacgatggaatattatataacaacaacaaagaatgaaatcttgtcatttgcaacaacatgggtagAACTGTAgaatattatattaagtgaaataagccaggcacagaagacaTGCATGCATGTTCTcgctcatatgtgggagctaaatagtaaaaaaaaaaaaaaaaaaaaagatctcacagagatagagagtagaatgatggtaaCCAGAAGCTTGGAAGTGTAGTGGGCAGGTGgggataaagtgaggatggttaatgggtgcaaaaatatattCAGATGATTAGatggaatgaacaatatttgatagcacaacacaGGGAcaataatcaacagtaagttagagcaactttaaaataactaaagagtggaatgttcctgacacaaagaaatgataaatgcctgaagaGATGAATACCCCacttaccctgatttgattaactcaaactatatgcctgtatcaaatcatcacatgtaccctataaaaataCAGGagtattatatacccataataattaaattttttaatttattgaagtAGAAGCATGttcaaagtgaaaataaaaacaaaatggagataataatatccCAAGCATTGGTTTAAAAGGTAGACTAGGAAAGTACATGAAAATTCTGAAGAGGAGCCATGGAGAAATCCTCATACATGAGAATTTAAGAAAATCGTTCTTGTGAAGAGCCAGTCCCTATCAAATAGAAAACCTTGTTTGAGGAAGGTTGACATAAAAAAAGAGACACTTGAACCaattgaacagggaaaaattagCATTTCCTAAATGTTCCTGAGCTCTTCTATCCACATcactgacttttttcctttgtaccTTCATTGGCAGCAAAGGTTAGAAATGAGAAACGAAACCTTTCTGACGGAATTCATTCTTTTGGGACTAACAGACATCCCAGAAATTCAAgctgtaatttttatatttctcttcttcACCTACATATTCAGCGTCATTGGAAATCTGACAATCATCACACTCACACTACTGGACTCCCACCTCCAGACTcccatgtatttcttccttcGGAACTTCTCCTGCTTGGAAATTTTCTTTACGACCACTTTCACTCCCAGGCTGCTGTTCAGCATCTCTACGGGGAATAAAACCATCAGCTTTGCTGGATGCTTCACTCAGTATTTCTTTGCCATATTTTTGGGGGCCACAGAGTTTTACCTTCTTACTGCCATGTCCTATgaccgctacgtggccatctgcaaaccccTGCATTACACCACCATCATGAGCAACAGGGTCTGTGTCCAGCTGGTTCTCTGCTCCTGGCTGGGTGGATTCCTAATTATCTTACCCCCCATCATCCTGACCAGTCAGCTGGATTTCTGTGCTTCCAATATGCTGAATCATTATTATTGTGACTATGGACCTCTCATAGAAATATCTTGCTCAGACACAAGTCTACTGGAATTGGTGGACTTTATCTTAGCAGTTGTGATCTTGGTGGTCACCTTGGTGCTGGTGATTCTTTCCTACACAAACATCATTGGGACCATTCTGAAGATCCCTTCTGCTCAGCAAAGGAAAAAGGCCTTTTCCACCTGTTCTTCTCACATGATTGTTATCTCTCTATCTTATGGCAGCTGCATCTTCATGTATATAAAACCTTCAGCAAAAGAAGGAGTTGCCTTCAATAAGGGAATAGCAATGCTCAATACTTCAGTTGCCCCTTTACTGAACCCATTCATTTACACTCTAAGGAACAAACAAGTAAAAGAAGCCTTCAAGGATGTGGCCAGAAAGATTTTGAGTCTTTAATAAAGATA
This Microcebus murinus isolate Inina chromosome 10, M.murinus_Inina_mat1.0, whole genome shotgun sequence DNA region includes the following protein-coding sequences:
- the LOC105865939 gene encoding olfactory receptor 6C4-like, which encodes MRNETFLTEFILLGLTDIPEIQAVIFIFLFFTYIFSVIGNLTIITLTLLDSHLQTPMYFFLRNFSCLEIFFTTTFTPRLLFSISTGNKTISFAGCFTQYFFAIFLGATEFYLLTAMSYDRYVAICKPLHYTTIMSNRVCVQLVLCSWLGGFLIILPPIILTSQLDFCASNMLNHYYCDYGPLIEISCSDTSLLELVDFILAVVILVVTLVLVILSYTNIIGTILKIPSAQQRKKAFSTCSSHMIVISLSYGSCIFMYIKPSAKEGVAFNKGIAMLNTSVAPLLNPFIYTLRNKQVKEAFKDVARKILSL